One stretch of Saccharomonospora xinjiangensis XJ-54 DNA includes these proteins:
- a CDS encoding class I SAM-dependent methyltransferase, whose amino-acid sequence MRIFGRRTEVVPSPNIWYHADVYERENQVQDVDDAIWAYLASQVMWHGADVVDVGCGAGFHLPRLATTANSVVGVEPHPPLVRRASRRTAGRPSVTVLKGTAQRLPLPDASADVVHARTAYFFGPGCEPGLAEADRVLRPGGALVIVDLDTGVAPYGDWMLADLPRYRQAEVDTFFADEGFTCERITTRWSFPDRETMEAVLRIEFSPRVAARAVVETLRLNRDTEGRFDLPVGYRVLVRRKPDGLVRASVPRAGHGTLAES is encoded by the coding sequence GTGAGAATCTTCGGCCGCCGGACGGAGGTCGTGCCGAGTCCCAACATCTGGTATCACGCCGACGTCTACGAGCGAGAGAACCAGGTGCAGGACGTCGATGACGCGATCTGGGCATATCTCGCCTCGCAGGTGATGTGGCATGGGGCCGACGTGGTCGATGTCGGGTGTGGTGCGGGCTTCCACCTGCCGAGGTTGGCGACCACGGCGAACTCGGTTGTCGGTGTCGAGCCGCATCCTCCGCTGGTCCGCAGGGCCAGCCGGCGTACGGCCGGTCGGCCTTCGGTGACGGTGCTCAAGGGAACGGCTCAGCGGCTGCCGCTTCCGGACGCCTCGGCCGACGTGGTCCACGCGCGGACGGCCTACTTCTTCGGACCCGGTTGCGAACCCGGGCTCGCAGAGGCCGACCGCGTGCTACGGCCCGGGGGTGCGCTCGTGATCGTCGATCTCGACACCGGCGTCGCACCCTACGGGGACTGGATGCTCGCCGATCTGCCCCGCTACCGGCAGGCCGAGGTGGACACGTTCTTCGCCGACGAGGGCTTCACCTGCGAGCGGATCACGACCCGGTGGTCGTTTCCCGACCGTGAAACCATGGAGGCCGTCCTGCGGATCGAGTTCAGCCCGAGGGTGGCCGCGCGCGCCGTGGTGGAGACGTTGCGACTCAACCGGGACACCGAGGGGCGGTTCGATCTGCCTGTGGGCTATCGGGTGCTGGTGCGCCGCAAACCGGACGGTCTCGTACGGGCGTCGGTGCCCAGAGCAGGGCATGGGACACTGGCTGAGTCATGA
- the pyrH gene encoding UMP kinase, producing MNEDGTARSRHGYRRVLLKLGGEMFGGGSVGVDPDVVHSVAVQIADVVRDGVQVAIVIGGGNFFRGAELSQRGLDRDRADYMAMLGTVMNSLALQDFLEKEGVPTRVQTAITMGQVAEPYIPRRAERHLEKGRVVIFGAGTGMPYFSTDTAAAQRALEIGCDVVLMAKAVDGVYTADPRTDPGAKLFEEISHREVLEQGLKVADATAFSLCMDNNMPIIVFNLLTQGNIARAVSGERIGTLVSTPTHLE from the coding sequence ATGAACGAAGACGGTACCGCCAGGTCAAGACACGGTTATCGACGTGTTTTGCTCAAGTTGGGCGGCGAGATGTTCGGCGGTGGTTCCGTCGGCGTCGATCCTGACGTGGTGCATTCGGTGGCGGTGCAGATCGCCGACGTCGTTCGTGACGGCGTGCAGGTGGCGATCGTCATCGGGGGTGGCAACTTCTTCCGTGGCGCGGAGCTGTCACAGCGGGGGCTCGACCGGGACCGCGCGGACTACATGGCCATGCTGGGCACGGTCATGAACTCCCTGGCGTTGCAGGACTTCCTCGAGAAGGAAGGCGTGCCGACCAGGGTGCAGACAGCCATCACGATGGGACAGGTCGCCGAGCCGTACATTCCCCGGCGAGCCGAGCGGCACCTGGAGAAGGGCCGTGTCGTGATCTTCGGCGCGGGCACCGGGATGCCGTACTTCTCGACGGACACCGCCGCGGCGCAGCGTGCTCTCGAGATCGGTTGTGACGTGGTGTTGATGGCCAAGGCCGTCGATGGGGTCTACACGGCCGACCCGCGCACCGATCCCGGCGCGAAGCTGTTCGAGGAGATCAGCCATCGCGAGGTCCTGGAGCAGGGTCTCAAGGTCGCCGACGCCACGGCCTTCAGCCTGTGCATGGACAACAACATGCCGATCATCGTGTTCAACCTTCTCACCCAGGGCAACATCGCTCGCGCGGTGAGTGGTGAGAGGATCGGCACATTGGTCAGTACACCCACACACCTGGAGTAG
- the rpsB gene encoding 30S ribosomal protein S2, with product MAVVTMKQLLDSGVHFGHQTRRWNPKMKRYILTERNGIYIIDLQQTLSYIDRAFEFVKETVAHGGTILFVGTKKQAQEAIANEALRVGMPFVNQRWLGGMLTNFQTVHKRLQRLKELESQEQTGGFQGLTKREILTLTREKDKLERTLGGIRDMSKVPSAVWIVDTKKEHIAVNEARKLNIPVVAILDTNCDPDEVDYPIPGNDDAIRSAALLTKVVAEAAAAGLMARSGRNGAAAEGEDKPAVATDEPLPEWEQELLAGSEAAASEQPSEQTPAS from the coding sequence ATGGCCGTCGTCACCATGAAGCAGTTGCTCGATTCCGGCGTGCACTTCGGGCACCAGACCCGCCGCTGGAACCCGAAGATGAAGCGCTACATCCTCACCGAGCGCAACGGCATCTACATCATCGACCTGCAGCAGACGCTGTCCTACATCGACCGCGCCTTCGAGTTCGTGAAGGAGACGGTCGCCCACGGCGGCACCATCCTGTTCGTCGGTACGAAGAAGCAGGCGCAGGAAGCCATCGCCAACGAGGCGCTGCGGGTTGGCATGCCCTTCGTCAACCAGCGCTGGCTCGGTGGCATGCTGACCAACTTCCAGACCGTGCACAAGCGCCTTCAGCGGCTGAAGGAGCTGGAGTCGCAGGAGCAGACCGGCGGCTTCCAGGGCCTGACCAAGCGCGAGATCCTCACGCTCACCCGTGAGAAGGACAAGCTGGAGCGGACCCTCGGCGGTATCCGCGACATGTCCAAGGTGCCCAGCGCCGTCTGGATCGTGGACACCAAGAAGGAACACATCGCCGTCAACGAGGCGCGCAAGCTCAACATCCCGGTCGTCGCGATCCTGGACACCAACTGCGACCCCGACGAGGTTGACTACCCGATCCCCGGCAACGACGACGCCATCCGGTCGGCCGCTCTGCTCACCAAGGTCGTCGCCGAGGCCGCGGCCGCGGGTCTGATGGCGCGCTCGGGCCGCAACGGCGCTGCCGCCGAGGGCGAGGACAAGCCTGCCGTGGCGACGGACGAGCCGCTTCCCGAGTGGGAGCAGGAGCTGCTGGCGGGTTCCGAGGCAGCGGCCTCGGAGCAGCCGAGCGAGCAGACCCCCGCTTCCTGA
- a CDS encoding M23 family metallopeptidase, with protein sequence MARTNPSAPAIVVGSLLTSLLLIVAVAVVATTSLVVPTSHAGTSKQDRGEDFTEPPRFSWPLEGRPAVVKTFDPPDGAYGAGHRGVDLAATEGDDVLAAAEGFVVFAGRVAGRGVVSIDHDGGLRTTYEPVAWSVSKGDRVFRGEVIGTVVAGHRGCPARACLHWGVRRGSDYLDPLPLVIPNGVLALKPWTVMPMPP encoded by the coding sequence ATGGCCCGCACCAACCCCTCGGCTCCCGCGATCGTCGTCGGCTCACTGCTGACTTCGCTGCTGCTCATCGTCGCGGTGGCCGTCGTCGCGACGACCAGCCTTGTCGTACCCACCTCACACGCTGGAACGTCGAAGCAGGATCGCGGCGAGGACTTCACGGAACCGCCCCGGTTCTCATGGCCTCTGGAGGGCAGGCCTGCCGTCGTGAAGACCTTCGACCCACCGGATGGTGCCTACGGCGCCGGGCATCGTGGCGTCGATCTCGCCGCAACCGAGGGTGACGACGTCCTGGCTGCCGCCGAAGGGTTCGTGGTGTTCGCGGGAAGAGTCGCTGGGCGCGGGGTCGTCTCGATCGACCACGACGGTGGGCTGCGGACGACGTACGAGCCAGTGGCGTGGTCGGTCTCCAAGGGCGATCGGGTGTTCCGCGGTGAGGTCATCGGGACGGTGGTCGCCGGTCATCGCGGTTGCCCTGCGCGGGCGTGTCTGCATTGGGGAGTACGACGTGGCAGCGACTACCTCGATCCGCTCCCGCTCGTGATCCCGAATGGTGTGCTGGCGCTCAAACCGTGGACGGTGATGCCCATGCCACCGTGA
- a CDS encoding DUF2631 domain-containing protein, translating to MAGKAVEKRTGTEVDPRDEPSAEWGWHGSFPKATRIGAVVAAVIMFLMLIGNHPNRTEDVVLISIGVGLLLGVLFDVRRSRTAWRR from the coding sequence GTGGCAGGCAAGGCTGTCGAGAAGCGCACCGGTACCGAGGTCGATCCCAGGGACGAGCCGTCGGCCGAGTGGGGCTGGCACGGCTCCTTCCCCAAGGCCACGCGCATCGGCGCGGTGGTGGCCGCCGTGATCATGTTCCTGATGCTGATCGGCAACCACCCGAACCGCACCGAGGACGTCGTGCTCATCAGCATCGGTGTCGGCCTCCTGCTGGGCGTGCTGTTCGACGTGCGCCGCAGCCGTACCGCCTGGCGCCGGTGA
- the rlmN gene encoding 23S rRNA (adenine(2503)-C(2))-methyltransferase RlmN encodes MTALPLVFDAPRRGLPQRHLADLTVAERAEAVAALGEKPFRAKQLSHHYFSRLTVDPATMTDIPEASRQRLVDELMPSLLTQVKVVDCDGGTTRKTLWRAHDGTLVESVLMRYPDRATLCISSQAGCGMACPFCATGQGGLTRNLSTAEIVDQVRAAAAVMRDGLLPGPDGTPAPGRLSNIVFMGMGEPLANYKRVLAAVRRITDPAPAGLGISQRSVTVSTVGLAPAIRKLADEGLQVRLAVSLHTPDDELRDELVPVNNRWSVDEVLRAARYYADRTGRRVSIEYALIRDINDQPWRADLLAERLREHLGRLVHVNVIPLNPTPGSKWDASPKPVEREFVRRVNAGGVACTVRDTRGQEIAAACGQLAAEG; translated from the coding sequence ATGACTGCATTGCCCCTCGTCTTCGACGCACCTCGCCGCGGCCTTCCGCAGCGGCACCTCGCCGACCTCACCGTGGCCGAACGGGCGGAAGCCGTTGCCGCGCTCGGAGAGAAACCGTTCCGTGCGAAGCAGCTGTCGCACCACTATTTCTCGCGGCTCACGGTGGATCCCGCGACGATGACCGACATTCCCGAGGCGTCGAGGCAACGACTCGTCGATGAGTTGATGCCGTCGCTGCTGACGCAGGTCAAGGTCGTTGACTGCGACGGCGGCACCACAAGGAAGACGCTCTGGCGCGCCCACGACGGCACGCTGGTGGAGAGTGTCCTCATGCGCTACCCCGACCGCGCGACGCTGTGCATTTCCAGCCAGGCCGGGTGCGGGATGGCGTGCCCGTTCTGCGCCACGGGCCAGGGCGGTCTCACCCGCAACCTCTCGACGGCTGAGATCGTCGATCAGGTGCGGGCCGCGGCCGCGGTGATGCGCGACGGTCTCCTTCCGGGGCCTGACGGCACACCGGCTCCCGGCAGGCTGTCGAACATCGTCTTCATGGGTATGGGCGAGCCTCTGGCGAACTACAAGCGCGTGCTCGCCGCTGTGCGCAGGATCACCGACCCCGCACCTGCGGGGCTCGGTATCTCCCAGCGCTCGGTGACGGTGTCCACCGTGGGGCTCGCGCCCGCGATCCGGAAGCTCGCCGACGAGGGATTGCAGGTCCGTCTCGCCGTGTCACTGCACACCCCGGACGACGAGCTGCGCGACGAACTGGTGCCGGTGAACAACCGCTGGTCCGTCGATGAGGTGCTGAGAGCCGCCCGCTACTACGCCGATCGCACGGGGCGGCGGGTGTCCATCGAGTACGCGCTCATCCGCGACATCAACGACCAGCCGTGGCGGGCGGATCTGCTGGCGGAACGGCTGCGGGAGCACCTCGGCAGGCTGGTGCACGTGAACGTGATTCCGCTGAACCCGACTCCGGGAAGCAAGTGGGACGCGAGCCCGAAGCCCGTCGAGAGGGAGTTCGTGCGCAGGGTCAACGCGGGTGGGGTGGCCTGCACCGTGCGTGACACGCGAGGTCAGGAGATCGCCGCGGCCTGCGGTCAGCTCGCCGCGGAGGGATGA
- a CDS encoding VOC family protein: MFRHPTGERPGSPCWVELATPDVPAACAFYGALFGWEFHVERDQVALDGHYTVATRDGTPVAGLYQTAEGQPTGWSLHLTVSDLAATTRTVEYLGGTVRSGPRDTLGRATVAHAVDPCGAPFGFRRTAPVRVFGTSGPGMFHHACLSTHDGTAADEFYRTLFGYTCEQLRDDGIDRAVWRLGDQRVLSRLVLGDKHVAATSPAHWEIHFRTDPLVDIDVLVAQVPGRGGRVLAAFDDTALLADPSWCLFRVDRHADPCDD, from the coding sequence ATGTTCCGTCATCCGACCGGCGAGCGGCCAGGATCACCGTGCTGGGTCGAACTCGCCACACCTGACGTCCCTGCCGCATGCGCTTTCTACGGCGCACTGTTCGGATGGGAATTCCACGTCGAGCGCGACCAGGTTGCGCTCGACGGCCACTACACCGTCGCGACACGTGACGGCACCCCTGTGGCCGGCCTCTACCAGACAGCCGAGGGACAGCCCACCGGTTGGTCACTTCACCTCACGGTGTCCGACCTCGCGGCCACAACGCGGACAGTGGAATACCTCGGCGGCACAGTGCGATCCGGACCGCGCGACACGCTGGGCCGAGCGACCGTGGCGCACGCCGTCGATCCCTGCGGAGCACCCTTCGGCTTCCGGCGTACGGCGCCAGTCCGGGTCTTCGGCACGAGCGGGCCCGGGATGTTCCACCACGCCTGCCTGTCAACCCACGACGGGACCGCGGCCGACGAGTTCTACCGCACGCTGTTCGGATACACGTGCGAACAGCTCCGTGACGACGGGATCGACCGCGCTGTGTGGCGCCTGGGCGACCAGCGCGTCCTGTCCCGCCTCGTCCTCGGTGACAAGCACGTCGCCGCCACCTCACCGGCCCATTGGGAGATCCACTTCCGGACCGATCCGCTGGTCGATATCGACGTGCTCGTGGCACAGGTTCCCGGCCGTGGCGGCCGGGTATTGGCCGCATTCGACGACACCGCACTGCTCGCCGATCCCTCGTGGTGCCTGTTCAGGGTGGACCGGCATGCCGACCCGTGCGACGACTGA
- a CDS encoding phosphatidate cytidylyltransferase, translating into MTTVSDHQGEREGATEPDGSGRSGAKPSKAGRDLPAAIAVGVALGAAILGSLFTVRYLFIGIIAAAIAVGTIELAGAFRRAAGVRISLVPVLVGGQAMIWLAWPYGQQGALTAFVVTVIASLLWRLRSGAEGYLRDVSASVFAAAYLPLFASFAAMLVPPEDGVGRVLSFMIVVVACDTGGYVAGVLGGRHPMAPTISPKKTWEGFAGSLTAGITGGALSVALLLDGQAWEGVVFGAAIVFTATLGDLMESLIKRDLGIKDMGNTLPGHGGLMDRLDSLLPSAVVSWLLLSAFVPV; encoded by the coding sequence ATGACAACAGTGAGCGACCATCAGGGGGAACGCGAGGGCGCGACCGAACCCGACGGGTCAGGGAGATCCGGCGCGAAGCCGTCGAAGGCCGGACGGGATCTGCCTGCCGCCATCGCCGTCGGGGTCGCGCTGGGCGCGGCGATCCTGGGGTCTTTGTTCACCGTCCGCTACCTGTTCATCGGCATCATCGCGGCGGCCATCGCGGTCGGCACGATCGAGCTGGCAGGCGCGTTCCGCAGGGCGGCCGGTGTGCGGATCTCGCTCGTTCCCGTCCTCGTCGGCGGGCAGGCGATGATCTGGCTGGCCTGGCCGTACGGTCAGCAGGGAGCGTTGACGGCGTTCGTCGTGACCGTGATCGCGAGCCTGCTGTGGCGGCTGCGTTCGGGCGCCGAGGGCTACCTTCGCGACGTCAGCGCTTCGGTGTTCGCCGCGGCGTACCTGCCGTTGTTCGCGTCTTTCGCGGCGATGCTCGTACCGCCGGAGGACGGCGTCGGGCGGGTCCTGTCGTTCATGATCGTGGTGGTCGCGTGCGACACAGGTGGGTATGTGGCGGGCGTGCTGGGTGGCAGGCACCCTATGGCACCGACCATCAGCCCGAAGAAGACCTGGGAAGGCTTCGCGGGTTCACTCACGGCCGGGATCACCGGTGGGGCACTGTCGGTGGCGTTGTTGCTCGACGGCCAGGCGTGGGAGGGCGTCGTGTTCGGCGCGGCCATCGTGTTCACCGCCACGCTCGGTGACCTGATGGAGTCACTCATCAAGCGCGACCTCGGCATCAAGGACATGGGCAACACGCTGCCCGGCCACGGCGGGCTGATGGACCGCCTCGACTCGCTGCTGCCTTCCGCTGTCGTGTCGTGGTTGCTGTTGTCCGCGTTCGTCCCGGTGTAG
- the frr gene encoding ribosome recycling factor, whose amino-acid sequence MIDETLFDAEDKMEKAVSFAKEELAAVRTGRATPAMFSRIVVEYYGSPTPLNQLASVNIPEARMAVVKPYDATQLAAIEKAIRDSDLGVNPTNDGNIIRVVIPQLTEERRKEMVKVAKSKGEDARISIRGVRRKAKEELDRIGKDGEAGEDEVARAEKELQNLTDRYVHQVDELVKHKEAELLEV is encoded by the coding sequence GTGATCGACGAGACCCTCTTCGATGCCGAAGACAAGATGGAGAAAGCGGTCTCCTTCGCCAAGGAGGAACTGGCTGCGGTGCGCACCGGCAGGGCGACTCCTGCGATGTTCTCGCGCATCGTTGTCGAGTACTACGGTTCCCCGACACCGCTCAACCAGCTCGCGAGCGTGAACATCCCTGAGGCGCGGATGGCCGTCGTCAAGCCGTACGACGCCACGCAGCTCGCCGCGATCGAGAAGGCGATCAGGGATTCCGACCTCGGCGTGAACCCGACGAACGACGGCAACATCATCCGCGTGGTGATCCCGCAGCTCACGGAGGAACGCCGCAAGGAGATGGTGAAGGTCGCCAAGAGCAAGGGCGAGGACGCTCGCATCTCCATTCGCGGTGTGCGCCGCAAGGCCAAGGAGGAGCTCGACCGGATCGGCAAGGACGGCGAGGCCGGTGAGGACGAGGTCGCCAGGGCCGAGAAGGAGCTGCAGAACCTGACGGATCGTTACGTCCACCAGGTTGACGAGCTCGTGAAACACAAGGAAGCCGAGCTCCTCGAGGTCTGA
- the tsf gene encoding translation elongation factor Ts → MANYTAADVKRLRELTGSGMMDCKKALEESGGDFDKAVEYLRIKGAKDVGKRAERATAEGLVAGDGGVLIELNSETDFVAKNEEFGALAEAIVEAAKTLRTDDVEQLKGAEIEEGKTVASAIQELSAKIGEKLELRRVVSFEGQVNTYLHRRGAGLPPAVGVLIEYTGDNAEAARAAALQVAALKPKYLTRDEVPAEIVENERRIAEQTAREEGKPEQAMPKIIEGKVNAFFKDVVLLEQPSVTDNKKTVKALLDEAGVTVTRFARFEVGQA, encoded by the coding sequence ATGGCGAACTACACCGCGGCAGACGTCAAGCGCCTCCGCGAGCTCACGGGCTCGGGCATGATGGACTGCAAGAAGGCACTGGAGGAGAGCGGCGGCGACTTCGACAAGGCCGTTGAGTACCTGCGCATCAAGGGTGCCAAGGACGTCGGCAAGCGCGCCGAGCGCGCCACAGCCGAAGGCCTTGTCGCCGGTGACGGCGGCGTGCTGATCGAGCTCAACTCCGAGACCGACTTCGTCGCCAAGAACGAGGAGTTCGGCGCGTTGGCGGAGGCGATCGTCGAGGCTGCGAAGACACTGCGCACCGACGACGTGGAGCAGCTCAAGGGCGCCGAGATCGAAGAGGGCAAGACCGTCGCCTCGGCGATCCAGGAGCTGTCCGCCAAGATCGGTGAGAAGCTGGAGCTGCGCAGGGTCGTCAGCTTCGAGGGTCAGGTCAACACCTACCTGCACCGTCGTGGTGCCGGCCTGCCGCCCGCGGTCGGCGTGCTGATCGAATACACGGGCGACAACGCGGAGGCCGCCCGCGCCGCCGCGCTGCAGGTCGCGGCGCTGAAGCCGAAGTACCTCACCCGTGACGAGGTACCCGCCGAGATCGTCGAGAACGAGCGTCGGATCGCCGAGCAGACCGCCCGCGAGGAAGGCAAGCCGGAGCAGGCCATGCCGAAGATCATCGAGGGTAAGGTCAACGCCTTCTTCAAGGATGTCGTGCTGCTGGAGCAGCCGTCGGTCACCGACAACAAGAAGACGGTGAAGGCCCTCCTGGACGAGGCAGGCGTGACCGTGACCCGGTTCGCGCGTTTCGAGGTCGGCCAGGCATAG
- a CDS encoding FliA/WhiG family RNA polymerase sigma factor: MGHEHAERPGRRRPLADRSGSERSTAEHAPLACSGGELPHARQSVPEDTHTALRTGEPSDSARHALVGQTVQGPPAGNRVDDLPGPTAEAGAGGDREETVAEPAESAIQALWREFVRSPSQRVRDRLVLHYAPLVKYVAGRVGTGLPTHIDVADLIQSGIFGLVDAIEKFDPDRGLRFETYAMQRIRGAILDDLRSQDWVPRVVRSRAREIERAHERLGARLRRTPTDAEVAAELGISLRDLRDLYGQLRLTSVLALDDLVGPNRDSSGVGSPADTLPDDDAVDPAAVLVDQDNRKQLAEAIAQLSERDRIVVSLYYFENLTLAEIGKVLGVTESRVSQLHTRAVLRLRAKLLENAGS; this comes from the coding sequence GTGGGGCACGAACATGCTGAGCGGCCCGGCAGGCGGCGTCCTCTCGCGGATCGTTCCGGCAGTGAGCGGTCCACTGCTGAGCACGCGCCGCTGGCTTGTTCCGGCGGCGAGCTTCCCCATGCCCGGCAGTCGGTCCCCGAGGACACCCACACCGCGCTGCGCACCGGGGAGCCGAGCGACAGCGCCCGGCACGCGCTGGTGGGACAGACCGTCCAGGGCCCGCCTGCGGGGAACCGCGTGGACGATCTCCCCGGCCCCACAGCGGAAGCCGGTGCGGGCGGCGACCGCGAGGAAACCGTGGCCGAACCGGCCGAGTCGGCCATCCAGGCACTGTGGCGGGAGTTCGTCCGCTCGCCGAGTCAACGGGTCCGGGATCGCCTGGTCCTCCACTACGCGCCGCTGGTGAAGTACGTCGCGGGCAGGGTCGGTACGGGCCTTCCCACACACATCGACGTGGCCGACCTGATCCAGTCGGGCATATTCGGCCTTGTCGATGCCATCGAGAAATTCGACCCTGACCGGGGCCTGCGCTTCGAGACGTACGCGATGCAGCGCATTCGCGGCGCCATCCTCGACGACCTCCGTTCGCAGGACTGGGTTCCCAGGGTGGTACGGAGCAGGGCTCGCGAGATCGAACGCGCTCACGAGAGGCTCGGCGCGCGGCTGCGCCGCACACCCACTGACGCCGAAGTCGCGGCCGAACTCGGTATCTCGTTGCGGGACCTGCGGGATCTCTACGGACAACTCAGGCTGACGAGTGTGCTCGCCCTCGACGACCTCGTGGGACCGAACAGGGACAGCAGCGGCGTTGGCTCGCCCGCTGACACGTTGCCGGACGACGACGCCGTCGATCCCGCCGCCGTCCTCGTCGATCAGGACAACCGCAAACAACTCGCGGAAGCCATCGCACAGCTCAGTGAGCGCGACCGCATCGTGGTGAGCCTCTACTACTTCGAGAACCTCACGCTCGCCGAGATCGGCAAGGTGCTCGGAGTGACCGAATCCCGAGTGAGCCAGCTGCACACCCGTGCCGTCCTTCGGCTGCGCGCGAAACTGCTGGAGAACGCGGGTTCGTGA
- the dxr gene encoding 1-deoxy-D-xylulose-5-phosphate reductoisomerase has translation MVTMTVTTTSPRTVLVLGSTGSIGTQALDVTGRNPELFRVIGLAAGGSDPAALAAQVIKHDVEAVAITRPTAVEDLQLALYAEAQKRGYARGDFRLPRIFAGPEAVEELIEAVPADVVLNGMPGSQGLGPTLRALKTGASLALANKESLIAGGPLVRAAARPGQIVPVDSEHSALAQALRGGRADEVDRLVLTASGGPFRGRTREDMANVTVADALAHPTWAMGRLVTINSATLVNKGLELIEAHLLFDIPCERIDVVVHPQSIVHSMVTFTDGSTLAQASPPDMRLPIAFALAWPDRVPDAIPPCRWDKAATWTFEPVDDAAFPAVELARHVGSAGGCLPAVFNAANERLVAEFLAHNTGFTSIVDTVSQVVEAADEWRRPPRDLADVLAAEQWARDRAATIMSGGK, from the coding sequence ATGGTCACCATGACGGTCACCACGACATCACCCAGGACGGTGCTGGTGCTGGGTTCCACCGGCTCCATCGGCACCCAGGCCCTCGACGTCACAGGGCGCAATCCCGAGCTGTTCAGGGTGATCGGTCTCGCGGCGGGCGGCTCAGACCCGGCCGCGCTGGCCGCGCAGGTGATCAAGCACGACGTCGAGGCCGTGGCGATCACCAGGCCGACGGCCGTCGAGGACCTCCAACTCGCGCTGTACGCCGAGGCGCAGAAGCGCGGATACGCGCGCGGGGACTTTCGCCTGCCTCGCATCTTCGCGGGACCGGAGGCGGTCGAGGAGCTGATCGAAGCGGTACCCGCCGACGTGGTGCTCAACGGAATGCCGGGGTCGCAGGGGCTCGGCCCGACCCTTCGTGCGCTGAAGACGGGGGCCTCGCTGGCGCTGGCCAACAAGGAGTCGCTCATCGCGGGCGGTCCGCTGGTGAGAGCGGCGGCGCGGCCGGGACAGATCGTGCCCGTGGACTCCGAGCATTCGGCGCTCGCGCAGGCGTTGCGTGGCGGGCGCGCCGACGAGGTGGACCGGCTGGTGCTCACGGCGTCGGGTGGGCCGTTCCGGGGCCGCACGCGCGAGGACATGGCGAACGTCACGGTGGCCGACGCGCTCGCTCACCCGACGTGGGCGATGGGCCGGCTCGTCACGATCAACTCGGCCACGCTGGTGAACAAGGGCCTTGAGCTGATCGAGGCGCACCTGCTGTTCGACATCCCGTGCGAGCGGATCGACGTCGTTGTCCATCCGCAGTCGATCGTGCACTCGATGGTGACGTTCACCGACGGCTCGACCCTGGCTCAGGCCAGCCCGCCCGACATGCGGCTGCCCATCGCGTTCGCGCTCGCCTGGCCTGACAGGGTGCCCGATGCGATCCCGCCCTGCCGCTGGGACAAGGCGGCAACGTGGACGTTCGAGCCGGTGGACGATGCCGCGTTCCCCGCCGTGGAGCTGGCCCGCCACGTCGGGTCGGCGGGCGGGTGCCTTCCGGCCGTGTTCAACGCGGCGAACGAGCGGCTCGTGGCCGAGTTCCTCGCGCACAACACCGGCTTCACGTCCATCGTGGACACTGTTTCCCAGGTCGTCGAGGCCGCCGACGAGTGGCGACGCCCGCCCCGTGACCTGGCCGACGTCCTCGCTGCGGAACAATGGGCGCGCGACCGTGCGGCCACGATCATGTCGGGAGGGAAGTAG